Within Planococcus citri chromosome 2, ihPlaCitr1.1, whole genome shotgun sequence, the genomic segment AATTAAGGTACTGTAACCCGGGTATGTCAgactcccattttgttcctcacgaaaaaaaattgttgtttttcgattcaaggtttttatgacggaatttctggcatagaatgaaagtaaccattgaattagagcacatgctgtgaatttcacacaatttcgaagtatttttaacccaaaaatgaagtgctgaaaaatgactgaaattcaaaacaattaaatgtatttcaattgatacatgtagcataccattggaaagctcgttcaattctctttcaaaaatgttactatgaaaaagttgtaaaagtgcacggttttgaagatatatgcggttaaagtttgccgaattcccatatactgcaatgctaagttcgtcaaaccaggaacaaaatggccgtctgacatacctgggTTATAGTTCCCTAATACAATGAGCAATAACTCGCGAATAATTTCTATTTATTGCCATGACGTACGCAGGTATAAATTCGACATTTAGAACTTCTGTACTTGATCTATGACGATAAATATCCGTTTATACAACGTGGCTAACTTACATAGGTACGTCTGAACGAGCTTCTGGCATGGCAGCGTTATCGcgtatgatttcatttttttttttcattaggcatatgaaattatgataaaaagTTTTACGAAAATagtgttttttcatttgtttaaaacGGTGACAACATTTTCCCAATATGTTTCACTTGTAAAATCATAGCCAAAAAAGTGgtatttttcgtaaattcaTTGGcaaatggtggggggggggtttgacACGTTCGTCTGTACATTCTACAttcattggtaaaatatctcaaaaatgcaaaaattttcattttgtaggtttctgatggtatttttgcaataagtgtaaagctttcaattttttttctcgaaaatgaaaaaaaaatgtcggtctaattttttgatatgttattctacgtGAAAAGtactaaaattgagaattttttcagaatttttactcgccgagatcgtggttatatttaaattataagtttttaaatcgatttttttaggtttttgaaagtggcaacactgattttgacatcgtTCGTCGATTActctctcaaagtactacaatttgtaaaaagttgaaaattctataccacgtacaaccggagcaatttgcaactgaaaatttccatattcggccattttggaaaactttgaagtcCCACAGCTCCGcccaaaaaaatcgcaaaaacttccggtttgcgtcattggtcatcgTTTGATggcctctacacatgatctgattttttcaaaaatcgaagacccatcgtgcaaaaatccgctgaTTTAGGATGGAATGACCCTGGTATAATTATTCGACATTTTGATCAGTACTTATGCTGAAAAATGAAGCAtttgtaaatgaaaataaatcaaaacagGATCtcttttggatatttttacccctttctttaatttttcttacCTGTAAAATGAtctgaagtttttcaaaaagcaacaagaaagcgaagaaaaattacaaaaaatacatttattcaGTATAAAAACAATTACGTTGGTACTTATAATGTTATATGTATATAGGAATAAAACATTTACAATAGGTtgaacattttcttcaaaaaatattatctagGTATTTAAAGAAAGAGATGAAAGTGAAAAtgagtcaaaaaattttagtacagAACATTCTTacaacaaatttatttttatgcaatgttttcgtcgaaatttaaaaaaaaaaaagttatgcaaccaaaaattctctaaatttcaacttacttttcaTAGCAATCTTGGGACAAttcaactccaaaaaaaaatcaatttttcaaacagaattttaaaattctaaatttttgtgtAGGTAACCAAAGATTTACCTCATTTTTCAGAGCACTCTTGCTACAattgaagctttgaaaaaattcgttcaacttGTACAAAATTTAATGATGGGAAATGAGGTTTAGGAAAGAGCTACCAAACGTGTGCTGCAAAATGGCAAATTTCGAATACCCAACAATTGAGTAAGTTATGtacattgttaaaattttaaaaattcaacgtatCAAGCATTTGATACCGCTCGATAATCCTTATCAactttttgtggttttttatttttatcttgtTTGGAACACTTAAAACCTTTTATTATTACCAATGTAGCTAATAGAACCCCAATTATAAACAAATATATGTCGATGTTGTCGTATGATTTTGTTTGCCTTTTAAACATTGGTCGATGTTCAAATATTCGATTATCATGATCATTTCCGAACCCTTCCGCAGCACTCAGAGCAGTCGATGAAATTCGAGAAACGGTTGTTTGTTGGTTTACATAACTcgttacctgaaaaaaaaacgcttatttagtacgatttttttgaatttcaaagtcgtagaaaatgaatttctcgattttattcgtcttatgaaattttgtataggATGAGGGAGAAATTAGATCGAAAAATTATTCCCCTCTAAATGAAATTGAACACTCACTTCGATGTAGAAATATTCATTCTTTGGTGGGTCAAATGATCCTACGAACAAATCGGTTCCCTGTATTTGTTCCACGGCGATGTTTTCTCCAAATTGAGTTTCATTCAGTAAGAGTATCTTGAAATGATCAACtccatgttcaaaatttttgtcagtcAGTGAAACGTAGATTTTGTTTGTCATtcctgttgaatttttcaaagttagtAGAGGAAACGTcttgtgtaaattttttaaaagtaggttacctactcgtatctaaTTCATTAACAACTTATGTATATacgggtaattctcagaaaaagggtcaattttgatgtgcataattttgaaaaataaaaattatttttttggaaaatttcaagtgggaattatttgtataggtgtcctaGATCactgttctagtgttggcctcaattcaatcccccccactgtggaccccggcacCCCTAAAatagcgataattaggattcgaccctcgtcgatgtgtaatatgtcgattgatatgttttcgaggtcgtagaattcgaatctggagttattttttatgtagaggtggagggtgaggcgtggggaggggggaaatgtcaaattttgcttatattatcgtgtgatatgtcgattcacgtttttcaggccgcaaagttcgaatctgaacttatttttttggtaggggtggaggtgaggtgtggggtgggagaaaatgtcaaattttgcttgtattatcgtgtaatatgttgactagcgcgataaaagtacagctgtctgaaatttggccaagtcgaaggacaaatgggcgctggacaagccgaaggacaatctcaacgttttttcgtttctagccttacctactggacattattcgagtTTGAACACGTAATAAATGCGTATTTattatgtagaataacttccctttcttaattatcgtttttggcgggttcatcagggtaaataaaaaggcaagccgaaggacaccgattttgcgaaatatcatattttcagagacaagtacgatcagaacgagccattgcgtaggttttgaaaataacattgcggggtaacatttttatgaggacagtgaaccagtgcagccactcgccagaaaaaaatgttggattgggaagctaccaaaaataattgaaaattgctctaaaatttgcgcaaaaagtgtgtgacagttttcaaatgtgaaatgtgagcttcctatggacttattccaattgcaatttgcacaataatggaccttcgtgttctatgataatgagtatgtgtcaatttttcccccaaaaaatgaagttcatgacactttataacattcattttcaaaaacatggcgtgtgacagccaagtcgaaggacatttggggtataaaatcgaatgtacaccaatgaaaggaggggctaaaaatctcaataccatatgtgaaatgtgtgggggatgatccttgaatggaacaaaaaaaaaaataaaaaatttcatgctaaaacctttgagaaatttgccatgtacacgatttttacctttttctgagaattacccatgtACAAATAGGTAGGCTTCTGATTTTTTCATACCGTTCATTGGTCTTCGATATGTATCGTCCAAGGAAACAACGTCTTCCACAATGGTAAACCCATAATCAAAGTCGTAATCGTTTTCAGTAAATCCTATGTAATTAACCCATGTTGGATCTACTGGGTTTTCAAGAGAGCACTtctgaaattataaaatgaatgttttaaattaaTGCAATCTTGGTTTATTTCAACGAAGGGgcgaaaaaaatagaaaaagtagTAACCTTGACAAGAGTTTCTTCATTTATCGTCTCAGCTCCGTCGTCTTTTTCAATCACATTCGTTATTGTACTTCGACGAGGttttcctggatttttttcGTACTCCTCTGCACCGCAATCGGTGTATTTCAAGTCTGCTAAAGCAGTGGTGAAAAATGATTCTGTTTCCGCGCAAAATTTCATATCACTGTAACTTTCTAGTATTGAAAAAAGACGCACTACTTGAGGTTGACGAGTTAACCTCAGATAAATCTCATCTgcaaactatcaaaaaaatgataatattaaGATTACATACATATAATCACTTTCTGAACATGAGTCACTATTCAATGACCAAGCGGTAGATTTTATTCTCAATCTACTTACGTAAGATTGAATGCTCATTGCTGTGGAGTATATTTACTCGTCTTACCTTatcgaattgaaatatttctggGCCCATTACAAATCCGTTGCTTACAGAAGCAATTAATTTATAATCTTGGAGCGAATCGTTGTCTGAAAATGGCGTCTCCGTTCCGATAAGAAA encodes:
- the LOC135837618 gene encoding uncharacterized protein LOC135837618, which codes for MCFVLVFLVLMLFNYGCASMVPVKPIIFVNDYFEMTANDTNWLSGNIDTIFKKLANDGMSFCMVKKIYSSYVSYDYERNKLKITVKPTLETLLEQLQAFPSYSVIFVVTNATKPSNDTPIDNILEEIQNKQTQVNFLIGTETPFSDNDSLQDYKLIASVSNGFVMGPEIFQFDKFADEIYLRLTRQPQVVRLFSILESYSDMKFCAETESFFTTALADLKYTDCGAEEYEKNPGKPRRSTITNVIEKDDGAETINEETLVKKCSLENPVDPTWVNYIGFTENDYDFDYGFTIVEDVVSLDDTYRRPMNGMTNKIYVSLTDKNFEHGVDHFKILLLNETQFGENIAVEQIQGTDLFVGSFDPPKNEYFYIEVTSYVNQQTTVSRISSTALSAAEGFGNDHDNRIFEHRPMFKRQTKSYDNIDIYLFIIGVLLATLVIIKGFKCSKQDKNKKPQKVDKDYRAVSNA